A genome region from Blautia coccoides includes the following:
- the rsxE gene encoding electron transport complex subunit RsxE — protein sequence MRENSPAERLYNGIIKENPTFVLVLGMCPTLAVTTAAINGIGMGLTTTAVLMMSNLFISLLRNIIPDKVRMPAYIVIVASFVTVVELLLEGFIPSLYDSLGIYIPLIVVNCIILGRAESFASKNTPVASIFDGIGMGLGFTVSITILAAFRELIGAGTIFGKQIMPGAYEPATIFILAPGAFFVLAFLAALRARSQDRKPKEEQHPVHCMEGGCATCGNKSCSGKFYDNTEKK from the coding sequence ATGAGAGAAAATTCACCTGCGGAGCGTCTGTATAACGGTATCATCAAGGAAAATCCTACCTTTGTTCTGGTACTGGGTATGTGTCCGACTCTGGCAGTTACAACAGCAGCCATCAACGGCATTGGCATGGGACTTACTACTACAGCGGTGCTCATGATGTCCAATCTGTTTATTTCCCTTCTCCGGAATATCATACCGGATAAGGTGCGTATGCCTGCGTATATTGTTATCGTGGCATCCTTTGTTACTGTGGTTGAGCTTTTGCTGGAAGGATTTATTCCTTCGCTTTATGATTCACTGGGAATCTATATTCCTCTTATTGTGGTAAACTGTATTATTCTGGGAAGAGCAGAATCCTTTGCATCTAAGAATACTCCGGTTGCTTCTATTTTCGACGGTATCGGTATGGGGCTTGGATTTACTGTCTCCATTACCATTCTGGCGGCATTCCGTGAGCTGATCGGTGCGGGAACCATATTTGGAAAGCAGATCATGCCGGGTGCTTATGAGCCGGCAACCATCTTCATCCTGGCACCGGGTGCCTTCTTCGTATTGGCATTTCTGGCGGCTCTGCGTGCCAGATCCCAGGATAGGAAGCCAAAAGAAGAGCAGCATCCAGTACACTGTATGGAAGGCGGCTGCGCAACCTGCGGCAACAAATCCTGCAGCGGCAAATTTTACGACAACACGGAGAAGAAATAG
- a CDS encoding RnfABCDGE type electron transport complex subunit G — MKKSTILKDTLILTAITLISGLLLGLVYQITKDPIAQQKETKKQEAYMAVFSDADSFEPYIEADDADLSAYLAENGYTAQTVNEVMKAVDAQGEVLGYAINMTTSEGYGGDITFSMGIKNDGTMNGIEILEIGETAGLGMNAQKDDFKNQFKDKKVDKFEVTKTGAQTDSQIDALSGATITSKAMTGGVNAGLCAFQYCVEEAE; from the coding sequence ATGAAAAAGAGCACGATTTTAAAAGATACGCTGATTCTTACCGCGATCACTTTGATTTCAGGCCTGCTTTTGGGTCTGGTTTATCAGATAACAAAAGATCCGATTGCCCAGCAGAAAGAGACGAAAAAGCAGGAAGCTTATATGGCTGTTTTCTCAGACGCGGATTCTTTTGAACCGTATATTGAGGCTGACGATGCCGATCTGTCCGCATATCTGGCGGAGAACGGCTATACTGCCCAGACAGTCAATGAAGTCATGAAAGCTGTTGACGCCCAGGGCGAAGTGCTGGGATATGCCATCAACATGACGACTTCCGAAGGTTACGGCGGAGATATTACATTTTCAATGGGAATAAAGAATGACGGTACCATGAACGGAATTGAAATCCTGGAAATCGGTGAGACTGCCGGCCTTGGCATGAATGCCCAAAAGGATGATTTCAAAAATCAGTTTAAAGATAAAAAAGTTGACAAATTTGAAGTGACCAAGACCGGGGCACAGACAGACAGCCAGATTGACGCCTTGAGCGGTGCAACTATCACGTCCAAGGCCATGACAGGCGGTGTCAATGCAGGTCTGTGTGCATTCCAGTATTGTGTAGAGGAGGCTGAATAG
- a CDS encoding RnfABCDGE type electron transport complex subunit D gives MSDLLHISSSPHVRSKVSTSGIMGTVLLALLPAALFGIYNFGPHALLLILISMATCVATEAVYEHFMHKKLTIKDYSAAVTGLLLALNLPPSAPWWIPVIGGIFAILVVKQLFGGLGQNFMNPALAARCFLLISFTGRMTNFAVPENAWGKVVDTVSGATPLAALKAGESVDVMSLFLGNVQGTIGETSALAILIGAAVLLGTKVIDCRIPLTYIGTFAVFVLLFGGHGFDMSYLAAHLFGGGLMLGAWFMATDYVTTPITKKGQLVYGVCLGVFTGLFRIFGGSAEGVSYAIIFCNLLVPLIERVTMPVAFGKGGKKA, from the coding sequence ATGAGTGACTTATTACATATTTCATCTTCGCCTCATGTGCGGTCGAAGGTGAGTACCAGCGGCATTATGGGCACGGTACTGCTCGCGCTGCTGCCGGCAGCTTTATTTGGTATCTATAATTTTGGGCCTCACGCGCTTTTGCTGATCCTCATATCTATGGCAACCTGCGTGGCTACTGAGGCTGTTTATGAACATTTTATGCATAAAAAGCTGACCATCAAAGATTACAGCGCTGCTGTGACAGGTCTTCTTCTGGCTCTGAACCTGCCGCCGTCCGCACCCTGGTGGATACCGGTCATCGGCGGGATATTCGCGATCCTGGTGGTAAAACAGCTTTTCGGCGGACTGGGACAGAACTTTATGAACCCGGCGCTTGCAGCCAGATGCTTTCTTTTGATCTCTTTCACAGGCAGGATGACAAATTTTGCCGTTCCCGAAAATGCCTGGGGCAAAGTGGTGGACACCGTATCAGGTGCTACCCCTCTGGCTGCCTTAAAAGCTGGAGAGAGTGTTGATGTTATGAGCCTGTTTCTGGGCAATGTACAGGGAACCATTGGTGAGACCTCTGCACTGGCTATTCTGATCGGCGCGGCTGTTCTGTTGGGAACAAAGGTCATTGACTGCAGGATCCCGCTTACCTATATCGGTACCTTTGCCGTGTTTGTACTGCTTTTCGGCGGACATGGTTTTGATATGAGCTATCTCGCAGCACATCTCTTCGGCGGCGGCCTGATGCTAGGTGCGTGGTTTATGGCGACCGATTATGTGACCACTCCGATCACGAAGAAAGGACAGCTGGTCTATGGTGTCTGTCTTGGTGTGTTTACCGGGCTTTTCCGTATTTTCGGCGGTTCAGCGGAAGGCGTTTCCTATGCCATCATTTTCTGTAATCTGCTGGTGCCTCTCATTGAGCGTGTCACCATGCCGGTTGCATTCGGAAAAGGAGGTAAGAAAGCATGA
- the rsxC gene encoding electron transport complex subunit RsxC: protein MAFLTFKGGIHPYDGKELSKDKPITDYLPKQELVYPLSQHIGAPAKSIVEKGDHVLAGQKIAETGGFVSSPIHASVSGTVTAVGKVRNNMGNMVDAITVENDGKYESIEMQKVDSLDSLSKEEIIKRIQDGGVVGMGGAGFPTHVKLSPKEPDKIEYVLVNGAECEPYLTSDYRRMMEQPDLVVGGLKCMLKLFDNAKGCICIEDNKPDCIAKMTEFVKDEPRIEVKTLKTKYPQGAERCLINAVTDRELNSSMLPADVGCVVDNVDTVCAICRAVLEGRPVIEKIVTVTGDGIANPQNFRVKTGTSFAELIEAAGGFKGTVEKVVSGGPMMGFAMFDYHVPIVKTSSAILCLSKDVVAANEESACINCGRCVSGCPARLVPSRLATYAEEGQEELFVKFNGMECVECGCCSFVCPAKRPLTQSVRSMRKMVLANRKKPK, encoded by the coding sequence ATGGCGTTTTTAACCTTTAAGGGCGGCATACACCCTTATGATGGAAAAGAACTGTCAAAAGACAAGCCTATAACGGATTACCTGCCGAAACAAGAGCTGGTCTATCCGTTATCACAGCACATAGGCGCACCTGCAAAGTCCATTGTGGAAAAGGGTGACCATGTACTGGCCGGGCAGAAAATTGCTGAGACGGGAGGTTTTGTTTCCTCACCCATTCACGCATCCGTTTCCGGTACCGTAACCGCGGTAGGCAAGGTTCGGAATAACATGGGTAATATGGTGGATGCCATTACCGTGGAGAATGATGGGAAATACGAGAGCATTGAAATGCAGAAAGTGGACTCTCTGGATTCTCTTTCCAAAGAGGAGATCATCAAAAGGATCCAGGACGGCGGTGTTGTCGGTATGGGCGGCGCAGGTTTTCCCACTCATGTGAAACTGTCTCCGAAGGAGCCGGACAAAATTGAGTATGTCCTGGTAAACGGAGCCGAGTGTGAACCATATCTGACATCAGATTACCGGCGGATGATGGAACAGCCTGATCTGGTGGTAGGCGGGCTGAAGTGCATGCTGAAGCTTTTTGACAACGCAAAGGGATGTATCTGCATTGAGGACAACAAACCGGACTGTATTGCAAAGATGACAGAGTTTGTGAAGGATGAGCCGCGTATAGAGGTGAAGACCCTCAAAACGAAATACCCTCAGGGCGCTGAGCGCTGTCTGATCAATGCTGTTACAGACAGAGAACTGAATTCCTCTATGCTTCCTGCGGATGTGGGATGCGTTGTGGATAACGTAGATACGGTTTGTGCTATCTGCAGGGCTGTTTTGGAGGGACGCCCTGTAATTGAGAAAATAGTCACTGTGACAGGGGACGGCATAGCTAATCCCCAGAACTTCCGTGTAAAGACCGGCACCAGTTTTGCGGAACTGATCGAGGCTGCCGGGGGCTTTAAAGGCACTGTGGAGAAAGTTGTTTCCGGCGGCCCTATGATGGGTTTTGCCATGTTTGATTATCATGTGCCCATTGTGAAAACTTCATCTGCCATTCTGTGTCTGTCAAAAGACGTGGTGGCGGCCAATGAAGAGTCGGCCTGTATCAACTGCGGACGCTGTGTCAGCGGATGTCCCGCAAGGCTTGTTCCCTCCCGTCTGGCAACTTATGCAGAAGAGGGACAGGAAGAACTGTTTGTGAAATTCAATGGTATGGAATGTGTGGAGTGCGGCTGCTGCAGCTTCGTCTGTCCGGCCAAAAGGCCTCTGACCCAGTCCGTCCGGTCCATGAGAAAAATGGTTCTTGCCAACAGGAAAAAGCCAAAGTAG
- a CDS encoding putative ABC transporter permease — MDFKVAGISLYYIISWFFIYSFLGWVWESCYVSVKSRKPVNRGFINGPFCTIYGFGAVSVYLILKNFDQDLLVLYIGGVVVPTVLEFITGWLMETIFHTRWWDYSRKKFNLYGYICLGSSLAWGIFTILLFKVLQPFVEWLTGLYPVSVGKIAVSAAAILYGVDFVTSAVAAFGISKRLARLEDMLEDLTAYLQTTRLYETKEEIRDKLEEIRAFNLADAAEKIGIKKVEFSKLLEERFSLSENYMEKKAELERRMDEFSEKYLSARKKSNIVGKRMIHAYPGLRAEFRRYKERKAKKH; from the coding sequence ATGGATTTTAAAGTTGCAGGAATCTCTCTGTATTATATCATAAGCTGGTTTTTTATCTATAGTTTTTTAGGATGGGTGTGGGAATCCTGCTACGTTTCCGTCAAATCAAGAAAACCTGTGAACAGAGGATTTATCAATGGTCCGTTCTGTACCATTTACGGCTTCGGTGCTGTCAGTGTCTATCTGATCCTGAAAAATTTCGATCAGGATCTTCTGGTGCTCTATATAGGAGGCGTGGTGGTTCCCACTGTACTGGAATTTATAACCGGATGGCTGATGGAGACGATCTTTCATACCAGATGGTGGGATTACAGCCGGAAAAAATTCAACCTGTACGGGTATATCTGTCTCGGTTCTTCCCTTGCCTGGGGTATCTTCACGATTTTGCTGTTCAAGGTGTTGCAGCCTTTTGTGGAATGGCTGACCGGCCTTTACCCTGTTTCCGTTGGAAAGATTGCAGTAAGTGCTGCGGCGATTTTGTATGGCGTGGATTTTGTCACCTCGGCAGTGGCGGCGTTCGGTATCAGCAAGAGACTAGCAAGGCTGGAAGACATGCTGGAGGATTTAACCGCATATCTGCAGACTACAAGATTATATGAGACAAAAGAAGAAATACGGGATAAACTGGAGGAGATCAGAGCATTTAATCTGGCCGATGCTGCGGAGAAGATCGGCATAAAGAAAGTAGAGTTTTCAAAATTACTGGAGGAACGCTTTTCTCTTTCTGAGAATTATATGGAAAAGAAGGCGGAACTGGAGAGGCGCATGGATGAATTCTCAGAGAAATATTTATCTGCAAGGAAGAAATCCAACATTGTGGGAAAGCGTATGATCCATGCTTATCCCGGACTGCGCGCAGAGTTCAGGCGCTATAAAGAAAGAAAAGCCAAAAAACATTAA
- a CDS encoding ribonuclease H-like domain-containing protein, with protein sequence MLTNKIFNYQFMPEYAKLFLPADIQEEDILFFDIETTGLSHRNSRVYLIGAALCAEGKWEMIQFLAQEESEEEERAVLEAFQSLCAQKRCFVHFNGSTFDIPYLQHKYQSCRLTAPFTDAVSIDLYRILRPFRPLLQTPNFRQKSLEPLAGYKRQDTMDGKELIKVYRTYAKTGQESLLKLLFLHNHDDVEGMGRLLAFGAILALFRGEFRVHSVLAVTDKAMDGSLLQEVLFTVKLPLSFPVPLSFSLPCAYVTLEKDCCKMKMPLLEGTLKYYYADYKNYYYLPLEDEAVHKSVGVYVDPSCREKAKASNCCKRVSGYFLRAFGTPCMPVLKESYESGDSYIQWTDSFLQNQEMQKSYLLEYLKSQVHI encoded by the coding sequence ATGCTAACAAACAAGATATTTAATTATCAATTCATGCCAGAATATGCTAAACTCTTTCTTCCCGCAGATATTCAGGAAGAAGACATTTTATTTTTTGACATTGAAACAACAGGACTGAGCCACAGAAACAGCCGTGTATATCTGATCGGGGCAGCTCTGTGCGCAGAGGGGAAGTGGGAAATGATCCAGTTTCTCGCCCAGGAGGAAAGTGAGGAGGAAGAACGCGCTGTACTGGAAGCCTTTCAGTCCCTGTGCGCCCAGAAACGCTGTTTCGTGCACTTTAACGGCAGCACCTTTGACATTCCCTACCTGCAGCACAAATATCAAAGCTGCCGGCTTACAGCGCCCTTCACAGACGCTGTCTCCATTGACCTGTACCGGATACTTCGGCCATTCCGCCCGCTTTTGCAGACCCCCAATTTCCGCCAGAAATCCTTGGAGCCTCTGGCAGGATACAAAAGACAGGATACCATGGACGGCAAAGAACTGATAAAAGTCTACCGGACCTATGCCAAAACAGGCCAGGAATCCCTTTTAAAGCTCCTGTTTCTTCACAACCACGATGATGTGGAGGGCATGGGCCGTCTACTGGCTTTCGGGGCTATTCTGGCTCTTTTCAGAGGTGAATTCCGGGTGCATTCTGTTCTGGCAGTAACAGATAAAGCTATGGATGGAAGTCTCCTCCAGGAAGTCCTCTTCACAGTAAAGCTCCCCCTCTCATTTCCAGTCCCGCTCTCTTTTTCTCTGCCCTGTGCTTACGTTACTCTGGAAAAGGACTGCTGCAAAATGAAAATGCCCCTTTTAGAAGGCACTTTAAAATATTATTATGCTGACTATAAAAATTATTACTATCTTCCTCTGGAGGATGAGGCTGTGCACAAAAGTGTGGGGGTATATGTGGACCCTTCCTGCCGGGAAAAGGCCAAAGCTTCCAACTGCTGTAAAAGGGTGAGCGGCTATTTTCTCCGCGCTTTCGGCACGCCCTGTATGCCTGTGCTCAAGGAGTCTTATGAATCCGGCGACTCTTACATCCAGTGGACAGACAGTTTTCTTCAAAATCAGGAGATGCAGAAATCCTATCTGCTTGAATATCTGAAAAGCCAGGTGCACATCTGA
- the rpsA gene encoding 30S ribosomal protein S1, with the protein MSELSFEQMLDESFKTIRNGEVVEGTIIGVKEDEIILNIGYKADGIITRNEYSNDSNLDLTTVVSVGDTMEAKVLKVNDGEGQVLLTYKRLAAEKGNKRLEEAFENKEVLTAKVTQVLDGGLSVVLDEARVFIPASLVSDSYEKDLTKYQDQEIEFVITEFNPRRRRIIGDRKQLLMAKKAEMQKELFERIHPGDVVEGTIKNVTDFGAFIDLGGADGLLHISEMSWGRVENPKKVFKAGESIKVLIKDINGDKIALSLKFEDQNPWLDAAEKYAAGNIVEGRIARMTDFGAFIELEPGVDALLHVSQISRAHVDKPSDVLSVGQIVTAKVVDFNGEEKKISLSMKALEPASEDREEDAYDTEE; encoded by the coding sequence ATGTCAGAATTAAGTTTTGAACAGATGTTAGACGAATCATTTAAGACAATCAGAAATGGGGAGGTAGTCGAAGGTACTATCATCGGTGTTAAAGAAGATGAGATTATCCTGAACATTGGCTATAAAGCAGATGGTATCATCACAAGAAACGAATATTCCAACGATTCTAATCTTGACCTGACTACTGTAGTTTCCGTAGGAGACACCATGGAGGCAAAGGTTCTGAAAGTCAACGACGGCGAAGGACAGGTTCTCTTAACTTATAAGAGACTGGCTGCTGAGAAAGGCAATAAGAGACTGGAGGAAGCTTTTGAAAATAAAGAAGTCCTGACAGCAAAAGTTACACAGGTTCTGGATGGCGGATTAAGTGTTGTCTTAGATGAGGCAAGAGTGTTCATTCCGGCAAGTCTGGTATCCGATTCTTATGAAAAAGACCTGACAAAATATCAGGATCAGGAAATTGAATTTGTGATCACAGAGTTCAACCCGAGAAGACGCCGTATCATTGGTGACCGCAAACAGCTTCTGATGGCTAAAAAAGCTGAAATGCAGAAAGAGCTGTTCGAGAGGATCCATCCGGGTGATGTGGTTGAGGGTACGATCAAAAATGTAACAGATTTTGGTGCTTTCATTGATTTAGGCGGAGCTGACGGACTGCTTCACATCTCTGAGATGTCCTGGGGCAGAGTGGAGAACCCGAAAAAGGTATTCAAAGCCGGCGAGTCTATCAAAGTGCTGATCAAAGATATCAACGGCGACAAGATCGCTCTGAGTCTGAAATTCGAGGATCAGAATCCATGGCTGGATGCAGCAGAGAAATACGCTGCAGGCAACATTGTAGAAGGCAGAATCGCACGTATGACAGATTTCGGTGCATTCATCGAGCTGGAGCCGGGTGTAGATGCTTTACTGCATGTATCCCAGATTTCCAGAGCACATGTGGACAAACCGTCTGATGTATTATCTGTGGGACAGATCGTTACCGCTAAAGTTGTGGATTTCAATGGCGAAGAGAAGAAGATCAGCCTGAGCATGAAAGCTCTGGAGCCTGCTTCCGAAGACAGAGAAGAAGACGCTTACGATACAGAAGAATAA
- the ispH gene encoding 4-hydroxy-3-methylbut-2-enyl diphosphate reductase, with amino-acid sequence MEVKTAKSAGFCFGVKRAVEKVYEVAGEKESPVYTYGPIIHNEEVVEDLEKRGVSVLNSEEELLALTEGTVIIRSHGVPKKIYQLLREKGLDYVDVTCPFVLKIHRIVERESRAGRHIVIIGNRDHPEVEGIRGWCDGPSTVIKTREEAENFLREGHENVCIVSQTTFNYKNFQELVEILAKKRYDRLVLNTICNATNERQAEAAEIAKTVDAMIVIGGKHSSNTQKLFEICKGVCKNTYFIQTLADLDSDSFRSIQCVGITAGASTPNKIIEEVSKHVRIKF; translated from the coding sequence ATGGAAGTAAAGACAGCCAAGAGCGCCGGCTTTTGCTTCGGTGTGAAACGGGCAGTGGAAAAAGTATACGAGGTTGCAGGAGAGAAGGAATCTCCTGTTTATACTTACGGGCCTATCATTCACAACGAGGAGGTTGTGGAAGATCTGGAAAAACGAGGTGTGTCGGTTCTGAACAGCGAGGAGGAGCTTCTGGCCCTCACAGAGGGAACTGTCATCATCCGTTCCCACGGGGTGCCTAAAAAGATTTACCAGCTTCTCAGGGAAAAGGGACTGGATTATGTGGATGTGACCTGCCCCTTTGTGCTGAAGATACACAGGATCGTGGAGCGTGAAAGCCGTGCGGGACGTCATATCGTCATAATCGGGAACAGAGACCACCCGGAAGTGGAGGGAATCCGCGGCTGGTGTGATGGACCCTCCACTGTGATAAAAACCAGGGAAGAAGCTGAAAATTTCCTCCGGGAAGGCCACGAAAATGTATGTATTGTATCGCAGACGACATTTAATTACAAGAATTTTCAAGAACTAGTTGAAATTTTAGCCAAAAAGAGGTATGATAGACTTGTTTTAAATACGATTTGCAATGCAACCAATGAGCGACAGGCAGAAGCGGCAGAGATTGCAAAGACAGTAGACGCCATGATTGTCATAGGAGGCAAACATAGTTCGAACACCCAAAAGCTGTTCGAGATATGTAAAGGCGTATGTAAAAACACATACTTTATACAGACACTTGCTGACTTGGATTCTGATAGTTTTCGATCCATTCAATGTGTAGGTATTACAGCAGGGGCTTCAACCCCAAATAAAATAATTGAGGAGGTTTCAAAACATGTCAGAATTAAGTTTTGA
- the cmk gene encoding (d)CMP kinase, with the protein MAFNIAIDGPAGAGKSTIARALAKRLSYIYVDTGAMYRAMALYLLRENISADDSGRIEKACESVDISIIHEDGVQKVLLNGEDVSSLIRSEEVGNMASASAQNGRIREKLVELQRQLAAKTDVVMDGRDIGTCVLPDADVKIYLTASVHTRAVRRFKEYLEKGMEADLAQIEADIEKRDHQDMSREISPLKKAEDAVLLDSSDMTIEEVLDAMTAVCGKKKS; encoded by the coding sequence ATGGCATTTAATATTGCGATCGATGGTCCAGCAGGTGCAGGCAAGAGCACCATAGCCAGGGCGCTTGCGAAAAGGCTTTCCTACATTTATGTGGATACAGGAGCCATGTACCGCGCTATGGCCCTCTATCTGCTGAGGGAAAATATAAGCGCAGATGACAGCGGCAGGATAGAAAAAGCCTGTGAAAGTGTGGATATCTCTATTATACATGAGGACGGTGTCCAGAAGGTGCTTCTGAACGGCGAGGATGTAAGCAGTCTTATACGGAGCGAGGAGGTGGGCAATATGGCCTCCGCAAGCGCGCAAAACGGCAGGATCCGGGAAAAACTGGTGGAGCTTCAGAGACAGCTTGCGGCTAAGACGGATGTGGTCATGGACGGAAGGGATATCGGTACCTGTGTACTGCCGGATGCAGACGTTAAAATATATCTGACAGCCAGTGTCCATACAAGAGCCGTGAGACGCTTTAAAGAATATCTGGAAAAGGGTATGGAGGCAGATCTGGCACAAATAGAGGCGGATATTGAGAAACGGGATCATCAGGACATGAGCCGGGAAATCTCGCCGCTTAAAAAGGCAGAGGATGCGGTTCTTCTGGATTCCTCCGATATGACCATTGAGGAGGTTCTGGATGCCATGACCGCTGTCTGCGGCAAGAAAAAAAGCTGA
- a CDS encoding NAD(P)/FAD-dependent oxidoreductase, which translates to MAKIIIIGGGAAGMFASVFLAEKGHQVHVFEKNEKLGKKLFITGKGRCNVTNDCDPETFFESVVSNPKFLYSAYYGYTSQDVMDFFTSLGVKLKTERGNRVFPVSDHSSDIIRALEQRMQAAGVKVHLHAEAENLLLEDGRAVGIRLADGAEITGDKVIVACGGYSYQATGSTGDGYRFAKESGHTVTELFPALVPLEVSETYVSRMQGLALKNVRFTVKDGKKVLYDEFGELLFTHFGISGPLVLTASSKIAKRLKKKELQGYIDVKAALSEEQLDARILRDFEENKNRQFKNSVGSLFPAKMEPVMLELSGIPPEKKVNEITREERRHFVSLIKAFPLTITGLRDFKEAIITQGGVKTGEIQPGSMESKRIQGLYFIGEVLDLDALTGGFNLQIAWSTAFAAASSINESI; encoded by the coding sequence ATGGCAAAAATAATTATTATCGGCGGCGGGGCTGCCGGCATGTTCGCATCTGTATTTCTGGCTGAGAAGGGTCATCAGGTGCATGTGTTTGAAAAAAATGAAAAATTAGGAAAAAAGCTTTTTATTACAGGAAAAGGGCGCTGTAATGTGACAAATGACTGTGACCCGGAGACTTTTTTTGAATCGGTGGTTTCCAATCCCAAATTTCTGTACAGTGCCTATTACGGGTACACCAGCCAGGATGTGATGGACTTTTTTACCTCTCTGGGCGTTAAGCTGAAGACGGAGAGGGGGAACCGGGTATTTCCGGTATCTGATCACTCCTCGGATATTATCAGGGCACTGGAACAGCGGATGCAGGCCGCAGGCGTAAAAGTGCACCTGCACGCTGAGGCGGAAAATCTGCTTTTGGAAGACGGACGCGCTGTGGGGATCCGGCTTGCGGACGGTGCCGAGATCACCGGGGATAAGGTGATCGTGGCCTGCGGAGGGTATTCTTATCAGGCTACCGGCTCCACCGGGGACGGCTATCGCTTTGCAAAAGAGTCCGGTCATACCGTGACAGAGCTTTTCCCGGCTCTGGTGCCTCTGGAGGTCAGTGAGACGTATGTGAGCCGGATGCAGGGACTGGCATTGAAAAATGTGCGTTTCACGGTGAAGGATGGAAAAAAGGTGCTCTATGATGAGTTTGGAGAACTTCTTTTTACACATTTCGGCATATCCGGCCCGTTGGTGCTGACGGCCAGTTCAAAGATTGCCAAAAGGCTGAAAAAGAAGGAATTGCAGGGGTATATTGATGTAAAAGCAGCACTTTCAGAGGAGCAGCTTGATGCCAGGATCCTTCGGGATTTTGAGGAGAACAAAAACCGGCAGTTTAAAAATTCCGTGGGAAGTCTGTTCCCGGCTAAGATGGAGCCTGTTATGCTGGAACTCTCTGGGATTCCTCCGGAGAAAAAGGTCAATGAGATCACCAGGGAGGAGAGGCGGCATTTTGTCTCTCTGATCAAAGCGTTTCCTCTGACCATTACCGGGCTTCGGGATTTCAAGGAGGCCATCATTACCCAGGGGGGTGTGAAGACCGGCGAGATCCAGCCGGGGAGCATGGAGTCGAAAAGAATACAGGGCCTCTATTTTATCGGAGAGGTTCTGGATCTGGATGCGCTGACCGGCGGGTTTAATCTGCAGATTGCCTGGTCTACGGCTTTCGCGGCTGCCTCATCCATAAATGAAAGTATATAA
- a CDS encoding MurR/RpiR family transcriptional regulator gives MGNAENLLSKMNKQYQNFSKGQKKLATYINDNYDKAAFLTAAKLGETVGVSESTVVRFAIHLGYKGYPEFQKALEELVRNKLNSIQRMEVTYGRVPQSEILDTVLHSDIDKIKLTMEHIDHGAFELAVETILRAKSIYIVGIRSCAPLASFLGFYFNLLFDHVHLMHTNSSSELFEQMIHISGDDVIIGISFPRYSMRTLKALEFANNRSAKVITLTDSIHSPMNLYSSCNLIARSDMASIVDSLVAPLSVINALVVALCMRKQKEVVATLEDLEKIWDEYQVYNNDEINMADGQDIELKNPDGLED, from the coding sequence ATGGGTAATGCGGAAAATTTACTCAGTAAGATGAATAAGCAGTATCAGAACTTCAGCAAGGGGCAGAAGAAATTAGCTACCTATATTAATGACAATTATGACAAGGCTGCTTTTCTTACGGCTGCCAAGTTGGGGGAGACCGTTGGTGTCAGTGAGTCTACTGTGGTGCGGTTTGCCATCCATCTGGGGTATAAAGGGTATCCGGAGTTTCAGAAGGCTTTGGAGGAGCTGGTTAGGAATAAGCTGAATTCTATACAGCGTATGGAAGTGACCTATGGCAGGGTTCCCCAGTCAGAGATCCTGGATACGGTGCTGCATTCGGATATTGATAAGATCAAGCTGACCATGGAGCATATTGACCACGGCGCTTTTGAACTGGCTGTGGAAACGATTCTGAGAGCCAAGAGTATCTATATTGTCGGGATACGAAGCTGCGCTCCTCTGGCAAGCTTTTTGGGATTTTATTTTAATCTTTTGTTTGATCACGTACATCTGATGCATACCAACAGTTCCAGTGAACTGTTTGAACAGATGATCCATATAAGTGGAGATGATGTTATTATTGGGATCAGTTTTCCAAGGTATTCCATGCGGACACTGAAAGCGCTGGAATTTGCCAATAACAGAAGTGCCAAGGTAATAACCCTGACAGACAGCATACATTCTCCGATGAACCTGTATTCCTCCTGTAATCTGATCGCCAGAAGCGACATGGCTTCTATTGTGGATTCCCTGGTGGCGCCGCTGAGCGTGATCAATGCGCTGGTGGTGGCGCTGTGCATGCGCAAACAGAAAGAAGTGGTGGCGACTTTAGAGGATTTGGAAAAAATATGGGATGAATATCAGGTTTATAATAATGATGAGATCAATATGGCTGACGGACAGGATATAGAGCTGAAGAATCCGGACGGCCTGGAGGATTAG